Below is a window of Camelina sativa cultivar DH55 chromosome 11, Cs, whole genome shotgun sequence DNA.
TAGGTGGGGGGGGGGGGGNNNNNNNNNNNNNNNNNNNNNNNNNNNNNNNNNNNNNNNNNNNNNNNNNNNNNNNNNNNNNNNNNNNNNNNNNNNNNNNNNNNNNNNNNNNNNNNNNNNNNNNNNNNNNNNNNNNNNNNNNNNNNNNNNNNNNNNNNNNNNNNNNNNNNNNNNNNNNNNNNNNNNNNNNNNNNNNNNNNNNNNNNNNNNNNNNNNNNNNNNNNNNNNNNNNNNNNNNNNNNNNNNNNNNNNNNNNNNNNNNNNNNNNNNNNNNNNNNNNNNNNNNNNNNNNNNNNNNNNNNNNNNNNNNNNNNNNNNNNNNNNNNNNNNNNNNNNNNNNNNNNNNNNNNNNNNNNNNNNNNNNNNNNNNNNNNNNNNNNNNNNNNNNNNNNNNNNNNNNNNNNNNNNNNNNNNNNNNNNNNNNNNNNNNNNNNNNNNNNNNNNNNNNNNNNNNNNNNNNNNNNNNNNNNNNNNNNNNNNNNNNNNNNNNNNNNNNNNNNNNNNNNNNNNNNNNNNNNNNNNNNNNNNNNNNNNNNNNNNNNNNNNNNNNNNNNNNNNNNNNNNNNNNNNNNNNNNNNNNNNNNNNNNNNNNNNNNNNNNNNNNNNNNNNNNNNNNNNNNNNNNNNNNNNNNNNNNNNNNNNNNNNNNNNNNNNNNNNNNNNNNNNNNNNNNNNNNNNNNNNNNNNNNNNNNNNNNNNNNNNNNNNNNNNNNNNNNNNNNNNNNNNNNNNNNNNNNNNNNNNNNNNNNNNNNNNNNNNNNNNNNNNNNNNNNNNNNNNNNNNNNNNNNNNNNNNNNNNNNNNNNNNNNNNNNNNNNNNNNNNNNNNNNNNNNNNNNNNNNNNNNNNNNNNNNNNNNNNNNNNNNNNNNNNNNNNNNNNNNNNNNNNNNNNNNNNNNNNNNNNNNNNNNNNNNNNNNNNNNNNNNNNNNNNNNNNNNNNNNNNNNNNNNNNNNNNNNNNNNNNNNNNNNNNNNNNNNNNNNNNNNNNNNNNNNNNNNNNNNNNNNNNNNNNNNNNNNNNNNNNNNNNNNNNNNNNNNNNNNNNNNNNNNNNNNNNNNNNNNNNNNNNNNNNNNNNNNNNNNNNNNNNNNNNNNNNNNNNNNNNNNNNNNNNNNNNNNNNNNNNNNNNNNNNNNNNNNNNNNNNNNNNNNNNNNNNNNNNNNNNNNNNNNNNNNNNNNNNNNNNNNNNNNNNNNNNNNNNNNNNNNNNNNNNNNNNNNNNNNNNNNNNNNNNNNNNNNNNNNNNNNNNNNNNNNNNNNNNNNNNNNNNNNNNNNNNNNNNNNNNNNNNNNNNNNNNNNNNNNNNNNNNNNNNNNNNNNNgggggggggggggaagatTGTAGAGGGGGTCAAAAAACTTCTAACAAGACAGTAATACTCATTTTTACTCTCTCAACTTTCCGCTTCTAAATTCAGTCTGGAACTATTACGGTATTAAGTCCGTTCGTCCACAAAACACTTCAAGAGGAGAATCTAGTTTCGGTTCTCACAGTCAAGAATGTCGAGATTTACTAAATCTGGGGTGTCTATAACCAAGGACACGTcggtatcatcatcatcgtcttccaGAAAGAACAAATTCGTATAAGTTAATCTCAGTAGAGAAGGCACTTTCACAGTGAACTTCCTCACATTATCATCCACATTATCAGGTCGAGTCACATCCAGATCCTTGAGAACGGGGCAACTTGATAAAAGCCTGACATGAGAATCTTCGTCTTTGAATACAACATTGTTAAGAAGAAGCTTGTAAAGTGATGGGAGATCAGCCTCACAAGGAACATCCACAAGAATGTCGCCATTGAGGATCAATTCCGTAAGCGTTTTGCACGTGTAAAGACTATTCGGCATTGTGATCGGCTCGCTAGACCAGTTGAGCTGGAAGTATAGCTTACGCACACAGCGATCAACAGCTTTTGCAACCAACTTCGCAACATCAGCGTCAACGGGACACTGTGAACCTAGACTAATAAACAAGCTTTCTATTAAAGGTGCATTGTGAAATCGCATTGACTCGTCAAGAAACCACCAAACGCTCTTCCTACTGTTTCCCGTTTCTTTGTAGTCAAGTCTAGGCAACTTTCTCCAGACAAACCGTCATCGTTTTGACAAAAACGTTGTGGCCACTGCTTCTTTTGCCGGAGGAAACAATAAATTCTCTACGAGTAGATCGTCCGACAACTTACTGATTCTGTCTTCACCGCCCATCACAATCTCTTCAACTTTGTTGGAGAACGTTCAGCTTCCTTACGccacaattaatatttttttttacaaaaccctaattagaGAATTGGCTTCGTCTTCTCTCATATGTAATTAGAGCGCCACGTCAGCACcgttttataattaataatctcCTCCGGCTCGATTTCGGATCAGATCAGATCAGATTCAGCTAATGGAAACAGCGGCGGCGTCGTCGAGAGTAGAATTGATTGTTAAAGGCAACTTACCGGAGGTTCCTTGTCAGTACATTCAGCCACCGGAAGCTCGACCTAATCTCCATAACTCCGTCGATGGAGCTTCGATCCCAACCGTCGATCTCTCGAGCTCCGATTCGGCGAGGGAAGCCATCGGTGACGCTTGTCGCAACTGGGGAGCCTTCCACGTGATCAACCATGGCGTtcctctccatctccttgaTCGGATGAGGTCTTTGGGTCTCTCTTTCTTCCGAGACTCTCCCATGGAAGACAAGCTCCGCTACGCATGCGATTCGACCTCCGCCGCGTCCGAAGGCTACGGCAGCCGTATGTTGCTGGGAGCTAAAGACGACGTCATTTTGGACTGGAGAGACTACTTTGATCACCACACGTTCCCTCTCTCTCGCCGTAACCCTTCTCGTTGGCCGATTCATCCTCCTGACTACAGGTACGGTTCATCTCTTCACTAAAGTTCTCATCTTTCAGGTTAaaggtttcatctttctaaaaaTTGATCCTTGGGTTTGGTAGACAAGTAGTTGGAGAATATGGTGATGAGATGAAGAAACTGGCTCAGATGCTTTTAGGGGTAATCTCAGAGAGTTTGGGGCTTCCTTGTTCATCTATAGAAGAAGCTGTTGGAGAAATCTATCAGAACATCACTGTGAGCTATTACCCTCCTTGTCCTCAGCCTGAACTCACTCTTGGTCTCCAGTCACATTCCGATATGGGTGCTATTACTCTCTTGATTCAAGATGATGTTGGAGGTCTTCAGCTTTACAAGGATGACCAATGGCTCACTGTTCCTCCTATCTCTGATGCTATTCTCGTTCTTGTAGCCGATCAAACCGAGGTAGTATCTATTCTATTTGATTGAGGTCACAGAACAGATTAAGCTAGAAAAGCCTCTGACCATGTCTGTCCTTTGTGCAGATCATAACCAATGGGATTTACAAAAGTGCTCAACATAGAGCTGTAACTAATGCGAATCGGGCGAGGTTATCAGTCGCAACCTTTCATGATCCTTCCAAGACTGCAAGGATAGCACCAGTTTCTCAACTCTCACCACCGTCTTACAAGGAAGTTGTGTATGGTCAATACGTTTCTTCTTGGTACTCCAAAGGTCCTGAGGGTAAACGAAACCTCGATGCTCTCCTCTGCTGATCTTATCTCTGTTTCACTGGCCATCTTTTATTGTTCTTAAGTTTATACTAGTGGGTGTGTGGATTTCAGTTTCCACGACACTGTTGTTTCACAGATGTTTCTGTTATGATTATTGTTTACAacacaagaaagaaacacaTTGGCAGTACAATTCAGatgacaaataaataaattgaatgaaTTGTAATCACAGTGTATTCAGTAGTAGACTTTTGttttgcacaaaaataaaagaacagatTTGAGGTAATAGCAGTAAAGGTTAAAGATTGCTCAGACGACAGTCGGATATGAAGGAAAAGGGGAGGTCTTTGCAAAGCTGAATGCTCATCTATTTAAAATTGGCAATATAATGGAATGAACTATCTAATCTATTTATCAACatggcttttatttttttgtgtgatgtTTAACTAATGTGTATTTAACCAATGGACTTGAAGAAAACTGAAGAAGAAATATGATTGACACCGCTACTTTTAACTTTTGAAGCTCCTAAATCAAAGAGGGTGAGGAGAAGGATGATGTGAATACCACATAAACTTAAGACCTTAAGGTCAAGATTGAGAAGAATGAAGTTTGGTTATTTTTTgctttccttttattttatttctcaaacTTTCCAAGTTTaccatttattatttaatagaatTTTTATAGATATAGTTATTAACCtcgaatatgaaaaatatatatataataataataataataataataataataataataataataataataataataataataataattttgcacTATTACTTTATAATATGTAGGCAATATCAAGATTTGcagtttattttctaatttatatgCTGTTAATAGAAATATGAATAAACCTACCATAGTAGCTTAATTACAAACATATGAAACTTGGCAGTACCTATATATATCTCCTCCATAACACAACAACTTTGTTACAACTTTCTTATATTCTTCTAAACCtagcttttatatatataaattttttgatttgattcttagTCATATGGCGGGACGGGTTTGAGTGGAT
It encodes the following:
- the LOC104723491 gene encoding leucoanthocyanidin dioxygenase-like, whose amino-acid sequence is METAAASSRVELIVKGNLPEVPCQYIQPPEARPNLHNSVDGASIPTVDLSSSDSAREAIGDACRNWGAFHVINHGVPLHLLDRMRSLGLSFFRDSPMEDKLRYACDSTSAASEGYGSRMLLGAKDDVILDWRDYFDHHTFPLSRRNPSRWPIHPPDYRQVVGEYGDEMKKLAQMLLGVISESLGLPCSSIEEAVGEIYQNITVSYYPPCPQPELTLGLQSHSDMGAITLLIQDDVGGLQLYKDDQWLTVPPISDAILVLVADQTEIITNGIYKSAQHRAVTNANRARLSVATFHDPSKTARIAPVSQLSPPSYKEVVYGQYVSSWYSKGPEGKRNLDALLC